A genomic segment from Roseofilum casamattae BLCC-M143 encodes:
- a CDS encoding BCD family MFS transporter produces MGELTSQVKLFTMFRLGLFQMGLGIMSLLTLGVINRVMIDELKVPALIASGAIAAHQFVSPARVWFGQLSDTKPLFGLHRTGYIWLGTLLFTATSFLALQVVWQLGNSAASVGWSPVTYGWAALLAIVFIFYGLALSASSTPFAALLFDVSDDRNRSPLISIVWSMLMVGIIVGAIISSILLKKVGLDSPPEDLQASINRLFIIVPSFVCVLTVIGTAGVEQRFSLFGDRISPANRDDKITFGSALKILTASRQTAIFFTFLLFMSTSLFMQDPVLEPYGGEVFQMAISETTQLNAFFGTGTLIGIGATGFLIIPYLGKQRTCFTGCIATALCSGLLLFSGFTGNPKALMVSLLLFGLSSGILTAGSINLMLDLTAAETAGTFIGAWGLAQAMARGGATILGGAVLDLGKILFSLPQLSYGLVFLVQALGLVSATILLRRVNIREFQENAKEAIALVMESDLD; encoded by the coding sequence ATGGGCGAGTTAACATCCCAAGTTAAATTATTCACTATGTTCCGTTTAGGACTCTTCCAAATGGGACTGGGAATTATGTCCCTCCTCACCTTGGGAGTCATTAATCGGGTGATGATCGACGAACTAAAAGTTCCTGCATTAATTGCATCAGGAGCCATTGCGGCCCATCAGTTTGTCTCTCCCGCGCGCGTATGGTTCGGACAACTCTCCGATACGAAACCCTTATTCGGTCTCCATCGCACCGGTTATATTTGGCTCGGAACTTTGCTATTTACCGCCACCTCTTTCCTTGCCCTACAAGTTGTCTGGCAACTGGGAAATAGCGCGGCTAGCGTCGGCTGGAGTCCGGTGACCTACGGATGGGCAGCCCTATTGGCGATCGTCTTTATCTTCTACGGGTTAGCCCTCAGCGCCAGTTCTACCCCCTTTGCCGCCCTATTATTCGATGTTTCCGACGATCGCAACCGCTCGCCACTGATTAGTATTGTCTGGTCGATGTTAATGGTGGGGATTATTGTCGGTGCTATCATTAGCAGTATTTTATTGAAAAAAGTCGGGCTAGACTCTCCTCCCGAAGACCTGCAAGCATCGATTAATCGCCTCTTTATCATTGTGCCCTCTTTCGTCTGCGTCCTCACTGTCATTGGTACAGCAGGAGTCGAACAACGATTTTCTCTGTTTGGCGATCGCATCAGTCCGGCCAATCGAGACGATAAAATTACGTTCGGTAGTGCCCTGAAAATTCTCACTGCCAGTCGGCAAACTGCTATCTTCTTTACCTTTCTGCTCTTCATGAGTACCAGCTTGTTTATGCAAGACCCCGTACTCGAACCCTACGGTGGCGAAGTCTTCCAAATGGCCATCTCGGAAACCACCCAGTTAAATGCCTTTTTTGGTACGGGAACCTTAATCGGGATTGGCGCAACTGGCTTTCTCATCATCCCTTACTTAGGCAAGCAACGCACCTGCTTTACCGGATGCATCGCCACCGCACTCTGTTCCGGACTGCTGCTCTTTTCCGGATTTACCGGCAACCCCAAAGCCTTAATGGTCAGCTTATTACTCTTTGGTTTATCTTCCGGCATTTTAACCGCAGGATCGATTAACTTAATGCTCGATTTAACGGCCGCTGAAACTGCCGGTACATTTATTGGAGCATGGGGATTAGCTCAGGCCATGGCGCGCGGCGGAGCAACTATTTTGGGAGGTGCTGTATTGGATTTAGGCAAAATACTATTTTCCCTACCTCAACTCTCTTATGGATTAGTCTTTCTCGTCCAAGCCTTGGGGTTAGTTTCTGCTACCATACTCTTGCGTCGGGTGAACATTCGCGAGTTTCAAGAGAATGCGAAAGAGGCGATCGCACTCGTCATGGAAAGCGATTTAGACTAA
- a CDS encoding WD40 repeat domain-containing protein, whose protein sequence is MRLLPYYRLTITTEQSLARVIESLSPHIRPTPTWGNKRVNLDRGFPLYYGTLSDSGFKICRVIHYRNSFLPQISGRFESSPDRHPIVRMTFSLHPVVIAFMLFWCYSWFGLLGIFFLGSLFSGDIYPEILLFLSFSLMVLSLFWMAFWSEVRRSQNELTEIILGERLPLKSSRINSGIILFGGAIAALITSGFSILPNLLAAPPLVSQPSDLNRCSLATTESQYCQFSLRHSLSDHPTASAIAISPDGTLLATGGRDKAIRVWELETGKLIKTLQSDSGAIASLAIAEDNQTIVSGSGDRMVRIWNLNSDNRPKLLKGHEDYTVSSVVISSNGEQIISGSLNEINYWDLTTGALLKSLPDGQTKSVKIGPINLETHSQTIKVLSISPTGNRALVREGNKLIVWDLRGDRYIELKQKPFQSIHYGRFSPDDRFLVTTSYSQPNSYLQIWNTQTGELQAETLLSSAGNHWTRIALSRDRIMAIAQDGWKVFHLPTAQLDATLNFPAIHAITLSPNGKYLVGLIGDTTSETVTIEIFQQP, encoded by the coding sequence ATGCGTCTATTACCTTACTATCGCCTCACCATCACAACCGAGCAGAGCCTCGCCCGAGTTATCGAGAGTCTTTCTCCTCATATTCGACCAACACCAACCTGGGGAAACAAGAGAGTGAATCTCGATCGCGGTTTTCCTTTATATTACGGCACTCTTTCCGATTCCGGGTTTAAAATCTGCCGAGTTATTCACTATCGCAACTCGTTTTTACCGCAAATTTCCGGACGGTTTGAGTCATCGCCCGATCGCCACCCGATCGTGCGCATGACTTTCAGCTTACACCCGGTTGTTATCGCGTTTATGCTGTTTTGGTGTTATTCGTGGTTCGGTCTGTTAGGCATCTTTTTTCTGGGCAGCCTATTTTCTGGAGATATCTATCCAGAAATTCTCTTATTCCTGAGCTTTTCTCTAATGGTTTTATCTCTATTCTGGATGGCATTTTGGTCGGAAGTACGGCGTTCTCAGAACGAGCTAACGGAGATTATTTTAGGAGAACGCTTACCGCTAAAATCATCGAGAATCAACTCGGGGATAATCTTATTCGGTGGCGCGATCGCCGCTCTAATTACTTCTGGATTTTCGATCTTACCTAACTTACTAGCTGCGCCTCCATTAGTCTCGCAACCTTCAGATTTGAATCGGTGTTCTTTAGCAACAACCGAATCCCAATACTGTCAATTTTCCTTACGCCATAGCCTCAGCGACCATCCCACTGCTTCAGCGATCGCAATTAGTCCGGACGGTACATTATTAGCCACTGGAGGACGAGATAAAGCCATTCGGGTTTGGGAGCTAGAAACTGGCAAACTAATCAAAACCTTACAAAGCGATTCCGGCGCGATCGCATCCTTAGCCATTGCAGAGGATAATCAAACCATTGTCAGCGGCAGTGGCGATCGCATGGTGCGGATTTGGAATTTAAATTCCGATAACCGGCCAAAACTACTGAAAGGTCATGAAGATTATACGGTGAGTTCGGTCGTTATTTCTAGTAATGGCGAGCAAATTATTAGTGGTAGCTTGAATGAAATTAATTATTGGGATTTGACAACCGGAGCGCTGCTAAAAAGCTTGCCCGATGGGCAAACAAAATCCGTAAAAATCGGTCCGATTAATCTAGAAACCCATTCTCAAACCATCAAAGTATTATCTATTAGTCCGACAGGAAATCGTGCATTGGTGCGAGAAGGGAATAAACTCATCGTATGGGATTTACGAGGCGATCGCTATATTGAACTGAAGCAAAAACCCTTTCAATCCATTCATTACGGTCGGTTTAGTCCGGACGATCGATTTCTCGTAACGACTTCCTACAGTCAACCCAACAGCTATTTACAAATCTGGAATACACAAACAGGAGAGTTACAAGCAGAAACTCTATTATCTTCAGCCGGAAACCATTGGACAAGAATTGCTCTCAGTCGCGATCGTATTATGGCGATCGCCCAAGACGGATGGAAGGTGTTTCATCTACCTACAGCTCAATTAGATGCCACGCTAAACTTTCCGGCAATACATGCCATAACCTTGAGTCCGAATGGTAAATATCTAGTCGGGTTAATCGGAGATACGACATCAGAGACAGTCACGATTGAAATATTTCAACAACCTTAA
- a CDS encoding 5'-nucleotidase C-terminal domain-containing protein, protein MGLINGTPGNDIVVGQAVNDFISLLAGNDLGFGLDGDDFISGDEGADFLIGNRGNDTLVGGNNSDFLFGGQNSDVVSGEAGNDSVIGNLGDDRLNGNTGNDGVYGGRGNDIARGGQGDDVVSGDLGNDVLYGDLGNNSLIGGAGQDVFVIGRGIQTLMDFTNGSDRIGLASGTTFSSLTIAQGSGTSTVIRNSSGQIIATIQGVNADQIDGSDFASTNTSIPTPTPTPTPSITPSITPSPSPSPAPSAAPVAFTLQLLHAADQEAGLPAITDAVNFSAVFRALENEFPNTIKLTSGDLYIPGAFFRTSNDIYGADGIGDILINNALGFQAAALGNHEFDTGPGTLQTLIQANNATTGAGIATGGYLGTQFPYLSSNLDFTNEATLSGLVVPSARSPQPNSISKSVVLNVGGERVGVVGATTPTLGSISSPGAVGVNPANATDINALAAIIQQSVDELVAQGINKIVLLSHMQQIQIEEQLAGLLNNVDIIMAGGSNTILANSDDPLRAGDTSAGVYPKQFTSASGQPVYLINTDGNYRYVGRLVAGFDTNGVISQVFDQSGAYATDTAGVNRVYGRAVNPQDVADPTVVQVTQAINTAVSARDGNLFGKTSVFLEGRRSQVRTEETNLGSLTADANLIVARQTNPTVVASLKNGGGIRDNIGQAIIPPGGTSSDLQFSPPAANPVANKAEGDVSQLDIENTLRFNNSLTIVPLTATQLKEIIEHGVAATADGATPGQFPQVSGMAFSFDATQPANSRVRSLAIKDDRGNTVDVVVRNGSLVGDASRTINVVTLGFLAGGGDGYPFPQGNQTDLAANTTGNATFTTDEREQDALAEHLAANYGTTAFNVAETPASGDTRIQDLARVAADTVLNGTSVGSAGDGNNTIAGDGNANVLVGHSGVDNITGNGGNDIIAGGLGNDNLTGGAGDDVFVFAAPGDGTDTITDFGTGSDMIRVFASQFTGLTAGNTPTLTQSATPVGTTAQFLYNGGTLSFDSDGTGATAAQTLATLTGSPALNATQIIVELV, encoded by the coding sequence ATGGGTTTGATTAATGGAACTCCAGGCAATGATATCGTTGTCGGACAGGCAGTAAATGATTTCATCTCTCTATTGGCCGGCAATGATTTAGGATTCGGATTAGATGGAGATGACTTTATTTCCGGGGATGAAGGCGCGGACTTTCTTATCGGGAATCGAGGTAATGATACCCTGGTAGGCGGCAATAACAGCGACTTTCTCTTTGGCGGCCAAAATAGCGACGTTGTCTCTGGAGAAGCAGGCAATGATAGCGTTATCGGCAACCTGGGCGACGACCGACTTAATGGTAACACCGGTAACGATGGAGTCTATGGCGGACGCGGCAACGATATCGCGCGCGGAGGTCAAGGCGACGATGTCGTATCTGGCGACCTCGGCAACGACGTACTCTATGGAGACTTGGGCAATAACAGCTTAATTGGAGGCGCGGGTCAAGATGTCTTTGTCATCGGTCGCGGCATTCAAACCCTCATGGATTTTACCAACGGCTCCGACCGAATTGGCCTTGCCAGCGGTACCACCTTCAGCAGCCTCACCATCGCTCAAGGCAGCGGCACCAGCACCGTCATTCGCAACAGCAGCGGCCAAATTATCGCCACCATTCAAGGCGTCAATGCCGACCAAATTGATGGGAGTGACTTTGCCAGCACCAATACTTCCATTCCCACACCAACCCCAACGCCAACTCCCAGCATCACTCCCAGCATCACTCCCAGTCCCTCTCCCAGTCCAGCTCCAAGCGCCGCTCCCGTTGCCTTTACCCTGCAACTGCTCCATGCCGCAGACCAAGAAGCCGGACTCCCTGCTATTACCGACGCCGTTAATTTTTCTGCCGTCTTCCGAGCCTTAGAAAACGAGTTTCCCAATACGATTAAACTCACCTCCGGAGACCTCTACATTCCCGGAGCCTTTTTCCGCACCAGTAACGATATTTACGGAGCAGACGGCATCGGCGATATCCTGATTAACAATGCTCTCGGTTTCCAAGCTGCAGCTTTAGGCAACCATGAATTTGATACCGGCCCCGGCACGCTGCAAACGTTAATTCAAGCGAACAATGCTACTACGGGTGCAGGAATTGCTACTGGAGGCTATCTGGGAACTCAATTCCCCTATCTGAGCAGCAACCTCGATTTCACCAACGAAGCAACCTTGAGTGGCTTAGTTGTTCCCTCCGCACGATCGCCGCAACCGAATAGCATCAGTAAAAGTGTCGTTCTTAACGTCGGTGGAGAGCGCGTCGGAGTCGTCGGAGCCACCACTCCCACCCTCGGCAGCATCTCCTCACCTGGAGCGGTAGGTGTTAACCCAGCCAACGCCACCGATATTAATGCTTTAGCTGCAATTATTCAGCAAAGTGTCGATGAATTAGTCGCCCAAGGCATTAACAAGATTGTGCTGCTCTCGCACATGCAGCAAATTCAAATTGAAGAACAACTCGCCGGTTTGCTCAATAATGTCGATATTATTATGGCTGGCGGTTCTAATACCATTCTCGCCAATTCCGACGACCCCCTGCGCGCCGGAGATACCAGCGCCGGAGTTTATCCGAAACAGTTTACCTCTGCCAGCGGTCAACCGGTTTACTTGATTAATACTGACGGTAACTATCGCTATGTCGGCCGTTTGGTGGCTGGATTTGATACCAACGGGGTTATCAGCCAAGTCTTCGACCAAAGCGGTGCGTACGCGACAGATACGGCGGGAGTTAACCGAGTTTACGGCCGTGCGGTTAATCCTCAGGATGTGGCTGACCCGACGGTGGTACAAGTGACCCAGGCGATTAATACTGCGGTCAGCGCTAGAGATGGCAATTTGTTTGGTAAGACTAGTGTATTTTTGGAAGGACGGCGATCGCAAGTCCGGACGGAAGAAACCAACTTAGGCAGCTTAACCGCCGATGCTAACTTAATTGTGGCCCGGCAAACGAATCCTACAGTTGTCGCATCTTTGAAAAATGGGGGCGGTATTCGCGATAATATCGGACAAGCGATTATTCCGCCGGGTGGAACCTCTAGCGATTTGCAGTTCTCGCCTCCGGCCGCTAACCCGGTGGCGAATAAGGCAGAAGGGGATGTTTCTCAGCTCGATATTGAAAATACGTTGCGATTTAATAATAGCTTGACTATCGTTCCGCTAACGGCAACGCAACTGAAAGAAATTATCGAACATGGCGTAGCGGCAACGGCAGACGGTGCAACTCCGGGACAGTTTCCTCAAGTCTCGGGGATGGCGTTTAGCTTTGATGCCACGCAGCCGGCCAATAGTCGGGTGCGATCTCTTGCCATTAAGGACGATCGAGGCAATACGGTTGATGTGGTGGTGCGGAATGGCAGTCTGGTGGGAGATGCTAGCCGTACAATTAATGTGGTAACCCTCGGCTTTCTCGCTGGTGGAGGCGATGGCTATCCTTTCCCCCAAGGAAATCAAACTGATTTGGCAGCCAATACTACGGGGAATGCGACGTTTACTACCGACGAGCGAGAGCAAGATGCGCTAGCGGAACATTTGGCCGCCAATTACGGTACAACTGCGTTTAATGTTGCCGAGACTCCTGCCTCTGGCGATACGCGGATTCAAGATTTAGCCCGAGTTGCTGCAGATACGGTACTCAATGGTACTAGTGTTGGTAGTGCTGGAGATGGTAATAATACGATCGCTGGCGATGGTAATGCTAATGTATTGGTCGGTCATTCTGGCGTAGATAATATTACCGGGAATGGAGGTAATGATATTATTGCCGGTGGCTTGGGTAACGATAATCTCACTGGAGGAGCTGGAGATGATGTCTTTGTCTTTGCTGCTCCTGGAGATGGCACGGATACCATTACTGATTTTGGTACGGGTTCCGATATGATTCGTGTCTTTGCGTCGCAATTTACCGGCCTTACGGCTGGCAACACTCCTACATTAACTCAGTCGGCAACCCCTGTAGGAACGACAGCTCAGTTCCTCTACAATGGCGGCACTCTCAGTTTCGACTCCGACGGGACGGGAGCAACGGCCGCGCAAACTCTGGCAACTCTGACGGGTTCTCCTGCATTAAACGCAACTCAGATTATTGTCGAGCTTGTATAG